A genomic stretch from Pomacea canaliculata isolate SZHN2017 linkage group LG2, ASM307304v1, whole genome shotgun sequence includes:
- the LOC112556310 gene encoding E3 ubiquitin-protein ligase TRIM33-like, translated as MATVVQAHERECAVCTNDFNTPKLLPCGHLMCRQCVISWLDSKSNAGCPLCTCPIVEHQVNSSRISADVVDALPTDSVMEAIVENASILMKGGMCTVCDDLKAEYICMQCLEKMCPSCMKIHKKMVVSRSHDVESVSTVTPERLAASRPALCADHGDKQAEMFCVDHNLAICTPCFSNKHKACLDVKSLDEKMKSAEDAFHSLREKLLTAEDNLKQAIVNLNVRVQTADVTEQQNMALVDKTCDRLQNLVDECRKQVKKLISDSVSKFKNSLYDVKSELDKRLGKVTSHKHLVTRATTVRPRPALIHAAKTLTDRVNNLDLSDKVEAEAWVNPWPETMTYCDDVVKVIGDELKSIRQIVLAEKPVLVFHENCGTNIRLTNFRKTARRVQLDKYGDGVIVSRDAMAVNVLYEVRIDEIKSPSGISLLLGVTSVSSTQLPLPTRSYDLKGSVILWQTGVRVKDSDTWTNVTEALNFLKVGSRVGLLVDSSNNLHFYADGHDQGVAAKDVPQPCFAFFDLYHKVIQVTALPTSERT; from the exons ATGGCAACAGTAGTCCAAGCGCATGAAAgagagtgtgccgtgtgcaccAATGACTTCAACACACCAAAACTtttaccctgtggtcatctcatgtgtcgacaatgtgtcatttcctggcTGGACTCCAAATCCAACGCTGGTTGTCCTCTGTGTACctgtcctatagtagagcatCAAGTCAATTCGTCTCGAATCTCAGCTGATGTTGTCGACGCCCTGCCTACAGACTCTGTGATGGAAGCTATAGTAGAAAATGCGAGTATACTGATGAAGGGTGGCATGTGCACTGTATGTGACGACCTGAAAGCTGAGTACATCTGTATGCAATGTCTGGAAAAGATGTGTCCATCGTGTATGAAGATACACAAGAAGATGGTAGTGAGCCgtagtcacgatgtggagagtgtcagcactgtgacacctgaacgtctggctgccagccgccctgcactgtgtgctgaccacggcgacaaacaggcgGAGATGTTTTGTGTTGACCACAACCTTGCTATCTGTACGCCATGTTTTTCTAACAAACACAAGGCCTGCCTAGACGTCAAGTCTCTagatgaaaaaatgaagtcagCTGAAGACGCATTTCATTCATTGAGAGAAAAATTACTTACAGCAGAGGACAACCTGAAGCAAGCAATAGTCAACCTAAATGTCCGCGTGCAAACAGCGGATGTCACTGAACAGCAAAACATGGCGCTGGTGGACAAGACATGTGACCGACTCCAGAACTTGGTGGACGAGTGTAGGAAACAAGTGAAGAAACTTATTAGTGATTCTGTGTCAAAGTTCAAGAATTCCTTGTATGACGTCAAAAGCGAGCTGGACAAACGTTTagggaaagtgacgtcacacaaacatctcgtgACGCGAGCCACAACAGTCAGACCGCGTCCCGCGCTGATACACGCAGCAAagactctgacagacagggtcaacaacCTTGACCTCAGTGATAAAGTGGAAGCAGAGGCTTGGGTGAATCCATGGCCAGAGACAATGACATATTGTGATGATGTGGTGAAAGTAATAGGCGATGAGTTAAAGAGCATTCGACAGATTGTTCTTGCTGAA aaaccagtccttgtgttccacgaAAACTGCGGGACCAACATTCGTCTGACGAACTTCAGAAAGACCGCACGTAGGGTTCAGCTTGACAAGTACGGCGACGGTGTgatcgtgtcacgtgacgccatgGCTGTAaacgtcttgtatgaa GTCAGAATAGACGAAATAAAAAGTCCATCCGGAATCAGTTTATTGCTTGGTGTGACGAGCGTCTCTTCTACACAGCTCCCTCTGCCGACGAGGTCTTATGACCTGAAAGGTTCCGTCATTCTTTGGCAAACTGGAGTGCGCGTCAAAGATAGCGAT ACCTGGACTAATGTCACTGAAGCTCTCAACTTCCTCAAAGTCGGGAGTCGTGTTGGACTGTTGGTGGACTCATCAAACAACCTTCACTTTTACGCCGATGGACACGACCAGGGTGTTGCAGCAAAAGATGTTCCTCAGCCCTGCTTCGCCTTCTTTGACCTTTACCACAAAGTCATTCAG GTGACAGCGCTTCCCACTTCTGAGAGGACATGA